A genome region from Thalassotalea euphylliae includes the following:
- a CDS encoding monovalent cation:proton antiporter-2 (CPA2) family protein: MTEYFLQAFIYLAAAVIAVPIAKKLGLGSVLGYLIAGVIIGPVTHLVGQETATIQHFAEFGVVMMLFLVGLELAPSMLWQMRNRLFGLGGLQVVISTGLVACIALLFEQPWSVALAIGLIFSLSSTAIVLQTFNEKGLSNTEGGRNAFSVLLMQDIAVIPMLAFIPMLALPDLVAAAEGLQSSAEHHEQLNLVAHLPTWAYAIAILASIGGVIVLGHFLSRPLFHYVASSGLREIFVATALLLVVGIAALMSLVGLSPALGTFLAGVVLANSEFRHELESNIEPFKGLLLGLFFITVGAGINFEILANQALVIGLLTLAVIVVKASVLWGLAVMFRIKNSNRWLFSLSLAQAGEFGFVLLSFSVQQHVIPTDVATILQLVVALSMFLTPVLFILFEHVIMPRYQADTSNQSYDDIGHSASVIIAGIGRFGQIVNRLLVANGVKTVVLDHEASQVENLRKIEIQSYFGDATRPDLLHTAGIENAKLLIVAIDNREQAIELIKYVKHTYPKVKILARAFDKGHNYELLQAGADYTVNETYFSALELGAEAMTELGFHPFETEQKKYAFCQTEAAASNQLYQQWLGGSEGQKFDPNYRKLFMQMEESIKQAMQRDRMDKHDGAERGWTPPPKNYEKGFD, from the coding sequence ATGACCGAATATTTCTTACAGGCATTTATTTATCTAGCTGCTGCGGTGATTGCTGTACCTATTGCTAAAAAACTCGGCTTAGGCTCGGTACTGGGTTATTTAATTGCAGGGGTGATTATTGGCCCTGTAACGCATTTAGTGGGGCAAGAAACAGCAACTATTCAACACTTTGCTGAATTTGGCGTGGTGATGATGCTATTTCTTGTCGGGCTTGAACTTGCCCCTAGCATGCTGTGGCAAATGCGTAATCGTTTATTCGGGCTAGGTGGTCTGCAAGTGGTTATCTCGACAGGTTTAGTTGCTTGTATTGCCTTGTTGTTTGAGCAGCCTTGGTCTGTGGCGCTAGCTATAGGCTTAATTTTCTCACTTTCTTCAACCGCTATCGTACTGCAAACCTTTAACGAAAAAGGGTTATCGAATACAGAGGGAGGGCGCAATGCGTTTTCCGTATTATTGATGCAAGATATTGCGGTCATTCCTATGCTCGCTTTTATTCCGATGCTGGCTCTACCTGATTTAGTCGCGGCGGCAGAGGGGCTGCAAAGCAGCGCAGAGCATCATGAGCAGCTAAATTTAGTCGCGCATTTGCCAACATGGGCTTATGCCATTGCTATTCTAGCCAGTATTGGCGGGGTGATTGTACTCGGTCATTTCCTCTCTCGTCCTTTGTTTCACTATGTAGCAAGTTCAGGTTTGCGCGAGATATTTGTCGCCACGGCATTGCTGCTTGTTGTTGGTATTGCAGCATTAATGAGTTTAGTTGGCTTATCGCCAGCGCTCGGCACTTTTTTAGCTGGCGTGGTACTTGCCAACAGTGAGTTTCGCCATGAATTAGAAAGTAATATTGAGCCGTTTAAAGGTTTGTTGCTTGGCCTGTTTTTTATTACGGTTGGGGCAGGCATCAACTTCGAGATATTAGCTAATCAAGCCCTAGTTATTGGCTTGCTGACTTTAGCGGTTATTGTGGTTAAGGCGTCTGTGCTTTGGGGCTTAGCCGTGATGTTTCGCATTAAAAATAGCAATCGCTGGCTGTTTTCATTAAGCCTTGCCCAAGCAGGGGAGTTTGGCTTTGTTTTACTTAGCTTCTCGGTGCAACAGCATGTGATCCCAACCGATGTAGCGACTATTTTACAACTGGTTGTGGCCTTGTCGATGTTCCTAACGCCTGTGTTATTTATCTTGTTTGAACATGTGATTATGCCGCGCTATCAGGCGGATACCAGTAATCAGTCTTATGACGATATTGGTCACTCAGCAAGTGTGATTATTGCCGGTATTGGCCGTTTTGGACAGATTGTTAATCGTTTACTGGTCGCTAACGGCGTTAAAACTGTGGTGCTGGATCACGAAGCGTCACAAGTGGAAAACCTGAGAAAAATAGAAATTCAAAGCTACTTTGGCGATGCAACGCGACCTGATTTACTGCACACCGCAGGCATAGAAAACGCCAAATTATTAATTGTCGCGATTGATAATCGTGAACAAGCGATTGAGCTCATCAAATATGTGAAACACACTTACCCTAAGGTAAAAATTCTCGCCCGCGCTTTTGATAAAGGCCATAACTATGAGTTGTTGCAAGCTGGGGCTGACTATACGGTTAACGAAACTTATTTTTCAGCACTAGAGCTAGGCGCAGAAGCGATGACTGAGCTAGGTTTTCATCCATTTGAAACAGAGCAGAAGAAATACGCGTTTTGTCAAACTGAAGCCGCTGCTTCTAATCAGCTTTATCAGCAATGGCTAGGTGGCAGTGAAGGGCAGAAATTTGATCCTAACTACCGCAAACTGTTTATGCAAATGGAAGAAAGCATTAAACAGGCAATGCAGCGTGATCGTATGGATAAACACGATGGCGCTGAGCGTGGCTGGACACCGCCACCGAAAAATTATGAGAAAGGGTTTGATTGA
- a CDS encoding MGMT family protein produces MKESYFKIWRTVQMIPAGKVASYGQIADLAGLPGRARLVGKSLGFVPKEGYQGQPVPWFRVINSAGKISFPVGSESFERQKQHLQDEQVVVIGSRIKLKEFQWQPDLAELLFRLEY; encoded by the coding sequence ATGAAAGAAAGCTACTTTAAAATTTGGCGCACGGTACAGATGATCCCTGCAGGTAAGGTTGCCAGTTATGGACAAATTGCTGATTTAGCAGGGTTACCGGGGCGTGCTCGACTCGTTGGAAAGTCATTGGGCTTTGTCCCAAAAGAAGGTTACCAAGGCCAGCCTGTGCCTTGGTTTCGCGTGATAAATTCAGCAGGGAAAATCTCTTTTCCTGTCGGCTCTGAGTCATTTGAGCGGCAAAAACAGCACCTACAAGATGAACAAGTGGTAGTGATCGGTTCACGCATCAAACTGAAAGAATTCCAATGGCAGCCTGACTTAGCAGAGTTATTGTTTAGACTCGAGTATTAA
- a CDS encoding GNAT family N-acetyltransferase, whose protein sequence is MDLSCLTPANLSFRTERLSIRVMNQHDLQYFSAIQTDPELMTFIGDVLEPEAFETKFQARNTCFNDHSQWFTLLIFDRASSAFCGSVGFLLENIDAMRVEIGYLLLSEQQGKGILTEAAKPMMDFIFTSLGARKIFAKCAIENTPSWKVMERLSLKREGCLASDFCVGDTWFDSYYYGLINPSLA, encoded by the coding sequence ATGGACTTATCCTGCCTAACCCCTGCCAATTTATCGTTTCGCACTGAGCGTTTATCCATACGCGTTATGAATCAACACGATTTACAATATTTCAGTGCGATACAAACAGATCCTGAGTTGATGACTTTTATTGGCGATGTGCTTGAACCAGAAGCTTTTGAAACTAAATTTCAAGCGAGAAATACGTGTTTTAACGATCATAGCCAATGGTTCACTTTGTTAATATTTGATCGCGCTAGCAGCGCATTTTGCGGTAGCGTCGGCTTCTTACTTGAAAACATTGATGCGATGCGCGTTGAAATTGGCTACTTACTGCTAAGTGAACAGCAAGGCAAAGGCATTCTTACCGAAGCCGCGAAGCCGATGATGGACTTTATTTTTACATCTTTAGGGGCAAGAAAAATATTCGCCAAATGCGCCATTGAAAACACGCCGAGCTGGAAAGTAATGGAAAGGTTATCATTAAAGCGTGAGGGCTGCTTAGCATCGGATTTTTGTGTTGGCGACACATGGTTTGATAGTTACTACTACGGCTTAATCAACCCGAGTTTGGCTTGA
- the tpx gene encoding thiol peroxidase, whose protein sequence is MKFSTLLLTSALNFAVISSACADFFTQDSLPQTDNLVKAGNKFVTLLGNQVKEGQKAPDFKVVNDSFGPVSLSDFANKPVLISVVPSLDTGVCSLQTKRFNEEVANLPGNVVMMTISNDLPFAQKRFCKTENIDKVKVLSDAVWRDFGSKYGLLIKDMGLLTRAIFIIDEQRNIAYKELVANISQHPNYDNALATLKALNSAEASTSTTSATEDGAVAGH, encoded by the coding sequence ATGAAATTTTCAACTTTACTATTAACTAGTGCATTAAATTTTGCTGTTATTTCCTCTGCTTGCGCTGATTTCTTCACGCAAGACTCTCTGCCGCAAACCGACAATTTAGTGAAAGCAGGCAACAAGTTTGTCACCTTATTAGGCAACCAAGTTAAAGAAGGTCAAAAAGCACCAGACTTTAAAGTGGTAAATGATTCATTTGGGCCAGTATCGTTAAGCGACTTCGCAAACAAGCCGGTGCTTATTTCAGTGGTACCTAGCTTAGATACTGGCGTGTGTTCATTGCAAACTAAACGCTTTAATGAAGAAGTTGCTAATCTACCTGGCAACGTGGTGATGATGACTATTAGCAACGACTTACCTTTTGCACAAAAGCGTTTCTGTAAAACTGAAAACATCGACAAAGTAAAAGTGCTTTCCGACGCAGTATGGCGAGACTTTGGTAGTAAGTACGGTTTGCTAATTAAAGATATGGGGCTGCTAACGCGCGCAATTTTTATTATCGATGAGCAACGTAATATCGCTTACAAAGAACTCGTTGCAAACATTTCTCAGCATCCAAATTACGACAATGCCTTGGCAACCTTAAAAGCACTAAATTCAGCGGAAGCTTCGACATCAACAACTTCGGCTACTGAAGATGGCGCTGTCGCGGGTCACTAG
- a CDS encoding SDR family oxidoreductase: MAKTIVITGANRGIGLAMASIFSERGDSVYAVCRQSSPALDALGVTVVEGVDVTEESGLATMAQALTGQAIDVLVCNAGILRDENLANFNLDTMREQFEVNTLAPLRVVHALQANLGAGAKVAMITSRMGSIADNTSGGRFGYRMSKAALNIAAVSLSHDLAEQEITVGIYHPGYVQTDMVGGRGDISANESASRIIGLVDELTLATSGQFRHSNGQQLPW; the protein is encoded by the coding sequence ATGGCAAAAACAATCGTAATTACTGGCGCTAATCGCGGCATTGGCTTGGCGATGGCATCAATTTTTAGTGAGCGTGGCGACAGCGTTTATGCCGTTTGTCGCCAAAGCTCTCCTGCACTTGATGCGTTAGGCGTAACTGTAGTAGAAGGCGTTGATGTAACCGAGGAAAGCGGCTTGGCGACAATGGCACAAGCGCTAACAGGTCAAGCAATTGATGTACTGGTGTGTAATGCCGGTATTTTACGAGACGAGAATTTAGCCAACTTTAACCTTGATACCATGCGTGAACAGTTTGAGGTTAACACCTTAGCTCCGCTTCGCGTGGTTCACGCATTGCAAGCAAACCTTGGTGCGGGCGCTAAAGTGGCAATGATCACCTCGCGCATGGGGTCAATTGCCGACAACACTTCAGGTGGTCGCTTTGGCTATCGCATGTCAAAAGCGGCCTTAAATATTGCTGCTGTGTCGCTTAGCCATGATTTAGCAGAGCAAGAAATTACTGTTGGTATTTATCACCCAGGCTATGTACAAACCGATATGGTTGGCGGCCGTGGTGATATTTCTGCAAACGAGTCGGCAAGCCGCATTATTGGATTGGTGGACGAATTAACGCTAGCGACTAGCGGCCAGTTTAGACATTCAAATGGCCAACAATTACCTTGGTAA
- a CDS encoding sensor domain-containing diguanylate cyclase, translating into MSLEASQLNELHWLMEMLHNIDVGLVVLDREYNIQIWNGFMENHSGLLPREVKDKNLFSLFEEIPQDWFVRKAESVFLLKNKAFTIWEQRPYVFKFQNYRPITGTADYMYQNTTFIPLMAANGKVSHLCLIVYDVTDSAVHKKDLEAANQELAILSQTDGLTKLFNRTHWERCLEAEFKRWTRSHNPSCLVMIDIDHFKNINDSYGHMVGDQVIRHLADVVRQQVRETDVSGRYGGEEFSILLSDTTLENAHIFAERMRKTVEASVVKYNDIDVKYTISIGIAQVTPGISTYEAWIECSDAALYQSKEGGRNRITLFPKQ; encoded by the coding sequence ATGTCGTTAGAAGCATCACAATTAAATGAATTACATTGGCTGATGGAAATGTTGCACAACATTGACGTTGGCTTAGTGGTACTTGATCGTGAGTACAATATCCAGATTTGGAATGGTTTTATGGAGAACCACAGTGGTTTACTGCCACGCGAGGTTAAAGATAAAAACTTGTTTAGCTTGTTTGAGGAAATTCCTCAAGACTGGTTTGTTCGTAAAGCGGAATCGGTATTTTTACTGAAAAACAAAGCGTTTACCATTTGGGAGCAGCGCCCATATGTGTTCAAGTTTCAAAACTATCGCCCAATCACGGGTACAGCTGATTACATGTACCAGAATACCACTTTTATCCCGCTTATGGCTGCCAATGGGAAAGTGAGTCACCTGTGCTTGATTGTTTATGATGTAACCGACAGTGCGGTGCATAAGAAAGATCTTGAAGCGGCTAACCAAGAACTGGCGATACTAAGTCAAACTGATGGGTTAACTAAGTTGTTTAACCGCACCCATTGGGAACGTTGTTTAGAAGCTGAATTTAAACGTTGGACTCGCAGCCATAACCCAAGCTGTCTAGTCATGATTGATATTGATCATTTCAAAAATATCAATGACAGCTATGGTCATATGGTAGGCGACCAAGTGATTCGACATTTGGCAGATGTTGTGCGTCAACAAGTGCGAGAAACCGATGTGTCTGGGCGTTATGGCGGTGAAGAATTTTCTATTTTGTTATCCGACACGACCTTAGAAAATGCCCACATATTTGCTGAGCGTATGCGCAAGACAGTTGAGGCTTCGGTGGTGAAATACAATGATATTGATGTGAAGTACACCATCAGCATTGGTATTGCACAAGTTACGCCGGGTATCAGCACCTACGAAGCGTGGATTGAATGCTCAGATGCTGCGCTTTATCAGTCAAAAGAAGGCGGTCGTAACCGTATTACCTTGTTCCCCAAACAATAA
- a CDS encoding Hsp20 family protein, which yields MRTSTDFSPLYRSFIGFDHLASLMDKAARNEKQPSYPPYNIESLAEDKYRITMAVAGFAEEELDIESKQNHLIITGTKANAADKAERKFLHQGIAERNFERKFQLGDHVKVVGAFMENGLLHVDLEREIPEALKPRKIAINGKSLLEGNTE from the coding sequence ATGCGTACATCTACAGATTTCAGCCCACTATACCGTTCATTCATTGGTTTTGATCACTTAGCTAGCCTAATGGATAAAGCCGCACGCAACGAGAAACAGCCTTCTTACCCGCCATACAACATTGAATCACTTGCGGAAGATAAGTACCGCATTACCATGGCCGTTGCAGGGTTTGCAGAAGAAGAGCTTGATATTGAATCAAAGCAAAATCACTTAATTATTACTGGCACAAAAGCCAATGCAGCTGACAAAGCTGAACGAAAATTCTTACATCAAGGCATTGCCGAACGTAACTTCGAGCGTAAGTTCCAACTCGGTGACCACGTGAAAGTCGTCGGTGCCTTTATGGAAAACGGTTTACTACACGTTGACTTAGAAAGAGAAATCCCAGAGGCCCTAAAGCCAAGAAAAATTGCTATTAATGGCAAAAGTTTATTAGAGGGTAATACCGAATAA
- a CDS encoding DUF3291 domain-containing protein: MTKVLAQLNIATALAPLDSPQLADFVDNLDRINGVAEQSPGFIWRLKDDTGNATDIQAFDNPQTIVNMSVWQDADVLKNFMFKTDHLSFMKRKAQWFEKSSQATYVLWWVEAEHRPTIAEAVAKLEYLRVHGETQAAFSFKQLFPAV, from the coding sequence ATGACCAAGGTATTAGCACAACTCAATATTGCGACCGCACTCGCACCGCTTGATAGCCCACAACTTGCCGATTTTGTCGATAATCTCGATCGCATCAATGGTGTTGCCGAGCAGTCGCCCGGTTTTATCTGGCGATTAAAAGACGACACTGGCAATGCCACCGATATTCAAGCGTTTGACAACCCTCAAACCATCGTCAATATGTCAGTGTGGCAAGATGCCGACGTCTTAAAAAACTTTATGTTTAAAACAGATCACCTGAGCTTTATGAAACGAAAAGCACAGTGGTTTGAAAAATCATCGCAAGCCACTTATGTGCTTTGGTGGGTTGAGGCAGAGCACAGGCCAACAATTGCAGAGGCTGTAGCAAAGCTAGAGTACCTTCGCGTACACGGTGAAACTCAAGCAGCCTTTAGCTTTAAGCAGCTTTTTCCTGCAGTATGA
- a CDS encoding tetratricopeptide repeat protein, translating to MSCRKLTQGAQLRLVSGLAKATRSIIGLLATLLTCVIMAKGASAAQASTLRPDTDIHAVCAQSPQQCLIHIEQLLRLEPNESRRWFQYKNYQLDALFELERLELLVTELKPWIARDDIPLKFKISVLIYTAKTSPASDKDIANQYMRNAIELLEQVSEVNRNPMIVVQIANSLNQQKEYQRGYDMLLPLVAKYENRHMPRFQSELFGNLGHFAYRLNKLDEHVDYRLSALKWARLTGNDSQVAITLYNVARAYQMAENYPMALDFLLQTEQLGKFGDNDHTLINFRRAEIALAQGQLDEAGRHYSKVEQVRGSAHYQDLFTQFESALTQAKSASQSAE from the coding sequence GTGTCATGTCGCAAGCTTACTCAAGGTGCTCAATTAAGGCTAGTGAGTGGGCTTGCTAAAGCAACCAGATCAATTATCGGGTTACTCGCGACTTTATTGACCTGTGTGATCATGGCTAAGGGAGCTTCCGCTGCTCAGGCTAGCACTCTTCGTCCTGATACTGATATTCATGCGGTTTGTGCACAATCGCCGCAGCAATGTTTAATTCATATCGAACAATTGTTGAGACTAGAACCCAATGAAAGCCGTCGCTGGTTTCAATATAAGAATTATCAACTTGACGCCTTATTTGAGTTAGAGCGCTTAGAGCTATTGGTAACTGAGCTTAAACCTTGGATTGCTCGAGACGATATTCCGCTGAAGTTTAAAATCAGCGTGCTAATTTATACCGCTAAAACCTCACCAGCTAGCGATAAAGATATCGCTAATCAGTATATGCGCAACGCGATTGAGTTACTTGAACAAGTCAGTGAAGTGAATCGCAATCCGATGATCGTGGTGCAAATTGCCAATAGCTTAAATCAACAAAAGGAATATCAGCGCGGCTATGACATGTTGCTGCCGCTGGTTGCCAAATATGAAAACCGACATATGCCACGTTTTCAAAGCGAATTATTTGGAAATTTAGGGCATTTTGCATATCGGCTCAATAAACTTGATGAGCATGTAGACTATCGTCTTTCAGCGTTGAAGTGGGCAAGGTTAACAGGCAATGACAGTCAAGTAGCGATAACACTTTACAATGTTGCTCGTGCCTATCAAATGGCTGAAAACTATCCTATGGCGTTAGATTTTCTGTTACAGACCGAACAGTTAGGTAAATTTGGCGATAACGATCACACCTTAATTAATTTCCGACGAGCAGAAATTGCCTTAGCACAAGGTCAGCTTGATGAGGCCGGGCGCCATTATAGCAAGGTTGAACAAGTGAGGGGCTCGGCACATTATCAAGACTTATTTACTCAGTTTGAGTCGGCATTGACTCAAGCAAAAAGTGCGTCGCAAAGTGCTGAATAA
- a CDS encoding siderophore-interacting protein — protein MAANLYMTQVSSVQDVSPHMRRVVLTGESLADFPVDKESAHVKAIFPDPSSQDKIPTLSTAPDQRKWMRSYTIRQFNPLRRELTIDFAVNDHQGLAADWALNAQPNDFLGVAGPGDIKHTDFGAHQHLFFGDITALPAIAATLEQLPQSSQGQAWLQVPDSEDIQEIIAPRGIKVHWLVTPNKLTDRFLSGLQSVGCELTDTAIFIAAEVSIVRQLKAYLSDHCQYTPEKLYASAYWNSKR, from the coding sequence ATGGCAGCAAATCTATATATGACGCAGGTATCATCGGTACAAGATGTATCACCACACATGCGCCGAGTTGTGTTAACAGGTGAATCTCTGGCTGATTTTCCGGTAGATAAAGAAAGTGCGCATGTAAAAGCTATTTTCCCTGATCCGAGCTCACAAGACAAAATTCCTACGCTAAGTACCGCGCCTGATCAGAGAAAATGGATGCGCTCTTATACTATTCGACAATTTAACCCGTTACGGCGAGAACTGACCATCGATTTTGCGGTTAATGACCATCAAGGGTTAGCGGCAGACTGGGCACTCAACGCACAACCAAATGATTTCTTAGGGGTCGCAGGCCCAGGCGACATCAAGCACACTGACTTTGGTGCCCATCAGCATTTGTTTTTTGGCGATATCACGGCGCTGCCTGCCATTGCTGCCACGTTGGAGCAACTGCCTCAGTCATCCCAAGGACAAGCTTGGTTACAGGTGCCTGATAGTGAAGATATTCAAGAAATAATAGCTCCTAGAGGAATAAAGGTTCACTGGCTAGTAACGCCAAATAAATTAACTGATAGGTTTTTATCGGGGTTGCAATCGGTTGGATGTGAGCTAACTGACACTGCAATTTTTATTGCAGCAGAAGTGAGTATCGTAAGGCAACTTAAGGCGTATTTATCAGATCATTGCCAATACACTCCTGAAAAGCTGTATGCCAGTGCATATTGGAATAGTAAGCGATAG
- a CDS encoding MarR family winged helix-turn-helix transcriptional regulator, with protein sequence MELSDTLFELIHSVRMNILTKVKQLDFDLTPMHLKSLKVISKIDLCTGQKLANFMGRDKAQINRLIKELVTQGLVIKKDHAQDKRSQLLVLTSSGQAIMAAFKQAEQEVFEKMLTDIPASQISAFTEIASKLKANLE encoded by the coding sequence ATGGAACTTAGCGACACGCTTTTTGAATTAATACATTCAGTGCGAATGAACATACTAACCAAGGTCAAACAGCTAGACTTTGATTTAACACCAATGCACCTTAAATCGTTGAAAGTTATTAGCAAGATTGATCTGTGTACTGGCCAAAAATTGGCAAACTTTATGGGACGAGATAAAGCCCAGATTAATCGACTAATTAAAGAGTTAGTCACTCAAGGCTTAGTCATTAAAAAAGACCATGCACAGGATAAGAGAAGCCAATTATTGGTTTTAACATCATCTGGACAAGCAATAATGGCTGCATTTAAGCAAGCGGAACAAGAGGTGTTTGAAAAAATGCTGACCGATATTCCTGCCTCACAAATTAGCGCATTTACTGAAATTGCCAGCAAATTAAAAGCAAATTTGGAATAA
- a CDS encoding alpha/beta fold hydrolase codes for MSANTLSDSKSYVEPDVKQRATTKGIAKGIYVSGTGPAIVFLHSSLSSSRQWLPLVKQLENHFTCINVDILGYGGADRVSDPENYSFDVEIARIKQALAAVIGNGSYHLVGHSCGGAIALKLAVEAPQRVLSLSLFEPVAFNLLPAGSELRNVADEFANRVDIEDKFKAAEVFTDFWNMKGFFQSLPDKMQALMANDMAKVTLDFKGLISASYSLANVAEIKAPTLFLTGKYSPQLSHSLAETIIGSLPNVKSVEVEAGHMAPVSHGKLVLPIIADFIQQHAENH; via the coding sequence ATGTCAGCAAATACGTTGTCTGATTCGAAAAGTTATGTTGAACCTGATGTTAAACAAAGGGCTACAACCAAGGGAATAGCAAAAGGGATTTATGTTTCGGGCACGGGCCCTGCCATCGTATTTTTGCACAGCTCGCTGAGCTCTTCCCGTCAATGGCTACCGCTGGTCAAACAGCTGGAGAATCACTTTACTTGCATCAACGTTGATATTTTGGGCTATGGTGGTGCCGACCGTGTGAGTGACCCGGAAAACTATAGCTTCGATGTTGAAATTGCTCGCATCAAACAAGCACTGGCTGCGGTTATTGGCAATGGCAGTTATCACTTAGTTGGTCATTCTTGTGGTGGTGCGATAGCACTTAAATTGGCGGTTGAGGCACCACAGCGCGTGCTTAGCTTGTCACTTTTTGAGCCAGTAGCATTTAATTTATTACCGGCAGGTAGTGAGCTGCGTAATGTCGCTGATGAATTTGCCAATCGCGTTGATATTGAAGATAAGTTTAAAGCGGCAGAAGTATTTACTGATTTTTGGAATATGAAAGGCTTTTTTCAATCATTGCCGGATAAGATGCAAGCCCTAATGGCGAATGACATGGCTAAAGTGACGCTCGACTTTAAAGGGTTAATTTCGGCGAGCTATTCTCTTGCTAATGTTGCTGAAATTAAAGCGCCGACTTTATTTTTAACCGGTAAATACAGCCCGCAATTAAGTCATAGCTTAGCTGAAACCATTATTGGCAGCCTACCAAATGTAAAAAGTGTAGAAGTTGAAGCCGGACATATGGCGCCAGTTAGCCATGGTAAGTTAGTATTACCTATCATTGCTGACTTTATTCAACAACATGCTGAGAATCATTAG
- a CDS encoding response regulator, translating to MPTKLLICDDSNMARKQVARSLPEDWEVDVSFAENGEQAIAAIKAGKGDVLLLDLNMPVMDGYQVLETIVKEDLPTLTVVISGDIQPEAHQRVTGMGALDFIQKPVNKDKLTEILLSYGIFTREELSTSKVNQETATKSRQDKIELPAINKPVPKAQEVKERVYQPITLATDLRDCYQEIANVAMGRAGDLLARLLDVFVLLPIPNVNLIEVSELRMALTSVATNETTSGVCQGFIGAGVSGEALLILNDSSFKEIASLMNYHQDIDESAELELLMDMANTLIGACLSGVSEQLDMTFSQGHPVVLGQHRNIKDLIATNSAKWRQTLAIEISYNIENYSIKCDLLLLFTEESMRTLNNKISYLLD from the coding sequence ATGCCAACCAAATTACTTATATGCGACGACTCAAATATGGCGCGCAAGCAGGTAGCACGTTCACTGCCTGAAGACTGGGAGGTCGATGTAAGTTTTGCCGAAAATGGCGAACAAGCGATTGCCGCGATTAAAGCTGGCAAAGGCGATGTGCTGCTACTGGACCTGAATATGCCAGTCATGGATGGGTATCAAGTCCTTGAAACCATCGTCAAAGAAGATTTACCAACGCTTACCGTAGTGATTTCCGGTGATATTCAGCCAGAAGCGCATCAGCGCGTTACGGGTATGGGCGCGCTGGATTTTATTCAAAAGCCTGTGAACAAAGATAAACTAACCGAGATCTTACTGTCTTACGGTATTTTTACTCGCGAAGAGCTTTCTACGAGTAAAGTAAACCAGGAAACTGCAACGAAAAGCCGACAAGATAAAATAGAGTTACCTGCCATCAACAAGCCTGTGCCTAAAGCGCAGGAAGTAAAAGAGCGCGTATACCAGCCAATCACCTTAGCGACAGATTTACGAGATTGTTATCAAGAAATCGCCAATGTTGCCATGGGCAGAGCAGGGGATTTATTGGCGCGCTTACTCGATGTATTTGTACTCTTGCCAATTCCGAATGTTAATTTGATTGAAGTTAGCGAGCTTCGCATGGCACTAACTTCAGTTGCCACTAATGAGACAACATCGGGCGTATGTCAGGGTTTTATTGGCGCAGGCGTCAGCGGCGAAGCGTTATTAATTCTCAATGATTCGAGTTTCAAAGAAATCGCATCTTTGATGAACTATCACCAAGATATTGATGAAAGTGCTGAACTTGAACTGTTAATGGACATGGCCAATACCTTAATTGGTGCCTGCTTAAGTGGTGTTTCTGAGCAACTTGATATGACGTTTAGCCAAGGTCACCCCGTAGTGCTTGGTCAACACCGCAATATTAAAGACTTAATTGCCACCAACTCAGCAAAATGGCGTCAAACGCTTGCCATCGAGATTAGCTACAACATTGAAAACTATTCAATAAAATGTGACTTGTTGTTGCTATTTACTGAAGAATCAATGCGCACTTTGAACAATAAAATTTCCTATTTACTGGATTAG